The Thermococcus sp. MV5 genome includes a window with the following:
- a CDS encoding TrkA family potassium uptake protein translates to MFVVIMGAGRVGYLVAKMLENEGHDVTIIDINKERAKELSFLINGLVLEGDATDQKTLEEANVKQADTFAALTGRDDANILACILAKHLNPKIKTILRISKPKNKEVFERVEDLRKYFDVVISPEEIAANYIFRSITIPGFDRVLFPREGAEIVKFPLNDGSEISEKVVKELNLPKDSLIVAIYDEKGNLIIPSGETKLPKKGEVVVFAKNAVLKDIKTVFERKKTTEGQS, encoded by the coding sequence ATGTTTGTTGTAATAATGGGTGCTGGAAGGGTTGGTTATCTTGTGGCCAAAATGTTGGAAAATGAAGGGCACGATGTTACGATAATTGACATAAACAAAGAAAGGGCTAAGGAACTCTCTTTCCTTATTAATGGGCTTGTACTCGAAGGAGATGCAACAGATCAGAAAACTTTAGAAGAGGCTAATGTTAAGCAGGCAGATACGTTTGCGGCTCTAACTGGTAGGGATGATGCGAATATTTTAGCATGTATTCTCGCAAAGCATTTGAACCCCAAAATAAAGACCATCCTCAGAATAAGCAAACCCAAGAATAAGGAAGTTTTTGAAAGGGTTGAAGATTTAAGGAAATACTTTGATGTGGTCATAAGCCCCGAAGAAATTGCGGCCAACTACATTTTCAGAAGCATAACAATCCCTGGCTTTGATAGAGTCCTTTTCCCAAGAGAAGGTGCGGAGATTGTAAAGTTCCCATTGAACGATGGAAGTGAGATCTCAGAAAAGGTTGTTAAGGAGCTTAATTTACCCAAGGACTCTCTTATAGTTGCAATATATGACGAGAAAGGAAATCTGATTATTCCATCAGGAGAGACAAAATTGCCAAAGAAAGGAGAAGTTGTAGTTTTTGCAAAGAATGCAGTATTAAAAGATATTAAAACGGTATTTGAGCGAAAGAAAACTACTGAAGGTCAGAGTTGA
- a CDS encoding molybdenum cofactor biosynthesis protein MoaE has product MKIKLFKKPEDFDMDKAIELISSSKAGGIAIFLGKVRDESHGRHVKKLIYEAYEEMAIKEMERIREEALRNFPILDILIWHRYGELDIGENTILIVAVGKHRKEAFEACMWAVDEVKKRVPIWKKEVTSEGEFWIEGDKAVMYRKDH; this is encoded by the coding sequence TTGAAGATTAAACTTTTCAAGAAACCGGAAGATTTCGACATGGACAAGGCAATAGAGCTTATATCATCATCCAAAGCAGGAGGAATAGCTATTTTCTTGGGGAAAGTGAGAGATGAGAGCCATGGAAGGCACGTGAAAAAACTAATTTATGAGGCTTATGAGGAAATGGCTATTAAGGAAATGGAACGAATACGGGAAGAGGCATTAAGGAACTTCCCTATACTTGATATTTTAATATGGCACAGATATGGGGAGTTGGATATAGGAGAGAACACAATATTAATAGTTGCTGTGGGGAAACACAGGAAAGAGGCATTTGAAGCATGTATGTGGGCAGTTGATGAGGTAAAAAAGAGAGTTCCAATATGGAAAAAGGAAGTTACCAGTGAAGGTGAGTTTTGGATTGAAGGGGATAAAGCAGTTATGTATAGGAAGGATCATTAG
- a CDS encoding preprotein translocase subunit SecD produces MNLKKILLNGRVLLLVLVILGSIVTILSQGITYGLDISGGVEITVQLEKPVDQNIMEEVRTSLETRLNTLGVKDITLEPWGDQIIKIRVANVTEEEANSIIDTINRQGVFYAEFNGIIFATGEDIKRVDQVSYDPRESSWIVPFSISKEAAEKFAQLALGKVGYPVDIFLDPPVNSVLIVSQDVYAIMINEFQFVPDAKSLPQRLKEAFNIDVIAYGNQTAEEIAKLAEGREKVILIGINGDLESQLRNFGIKVEKREPRAGEAIDEFIRRIIGLYGPYKLQEGLTTGEPHTELAISIGGAKDDIVAMRQAQVVSVVLRSGSLPVKVFVEGVNYIPPTLGEQFKSQVLRAGLVALLVVGFVVYLHYRKLRIAVPVVITSLSEVIAILGIAALIKWNLDLPSIAGIIAAIGTGVDQQIVITDELLGGKKIGKITKRSGILKRMGRAFFVIWASATTTIVAMSFLFKFFVGGLRGFAFTTILGVLIGILITRPAYAEIAKILLAEER; encoded by the coding sequence ATGAATCTAAAGAAGATTCTCTTAAACGGCCGAGTCCTTTTGCTCGTACTTGTAATCTTAGGCTCTATAGTTACAATACTCTCTCAAGGTATAACTTATGGGCTGGATATCAGTGGTGGTGTTGAAATCACGGTCCAACTTGAAAAGCCAGTAGACCAAAATATTATGGAAGAAGTTAGGACATCTTTGGAAACGAGATTGAACACTCTTGGAGTTAAGGATATCACCTTAGAGCCTTGGGGAGATCAAATAATTAAAATACGAGTTGCAAATGTTACCGAAGAGGAGGCAAACAGCATTATAGATACAATAAATCGTCAGGGTGTTTTTTATGCAGAATTTAATGGAATCATCTTTGCTACTGGGGAGGACATCAAGAGAGTGGACCAAGTTAGTTATGACCCTAGAGAGAGCAGCTGGATAGTCCCATTCTCGATTTCGAAAGAGGCTGCGGAAAAATTTGCTCAACTAGCCCTTGGAAAGGTTGGATATCCAGTAGATATCTTCCTTGACCCTCCCGTGAACTCGGTTTTAATAGTTTCCCAAGATGTCTATGCGATCATGATAAATGAGTTTCAATTTGTACCAGATGCTAAATCACTTCCTCAGAGACTCAAAGAGGCCTTTAATATTGATGTTATCGCATATGGAAACCAGACTGCAGAAGAAATAGCTAAACTTGCAGAAGGTAGAGAAAAGGTTATCTTAATTGGGATTAATGGTGATCTTGAATCTCAGTTGAGAAACTTTGGAATAAAAGTAGAAAAAAGAGAACCACGTGCAGGGGAGGCTATAGATGAGTTTATTAGGAGGATTATAGGCCTGTATGGCCCATATAAACTACAAGAAGGCCTCACAACAGGAGAACCCCATACAGAGCTTGCAATATCCATTGGAGGGGCTAAAGATGATATTGTTGCAATGAGACAGGCCCAAGTTGTCTCTGTAGTTCTTAGAAGTGGGTCACTACCGGTAAAAGTATTTGTAGAGGGGGTTAACTACATTCCACCTACCTTAGGGGAGCAATTCAAGAGCCAGGTCTTGCGGGCAGGTTTAGTGGCATTGCTTGTTGTAGGCTTTGTTGTGTATCTTCACTATAGGAAATTACGAATAGCAGTCCCAGTAGTAATAACCAGCTTAAGTGAGGTTATAGCAATTTTAGGAATTGCAGCCCTGATTAAATGGAACCTTGATCTTCCAAGTATTGCGGGTATAATAGCAGCCATTGGTACTGGAGTTGACCAACAGATAGTCATAACTGATGAACTTCTGGGAGGAAAGAAAATAGGGAAAATAACAAAAAGAAGTGGTATTCTAAAGAGGATGGGAAGAGCATTTTTCGTCATATGGGCCTCAGCAACCACCACAATAGTGGCAATGAGCTTCTTATTTAAGTTCTTTGTTGGAGGGCTAAGAGGATTTGCATTTACTACAATACTTGGAGTACTCATCGGAATCTTAATAACAAGGCCAGCATATGCTGAAATCGCGAAAATACTTCTCGCTGAGGAGAGGTGA
- a CDS encoding XTP/dITP diphosphatase, translating into MRMIFVTSNKGKLDEVRSYLSPLGIEVIQKKVEYPEIQANTLEEVVTFGINWLKDYFDEPFFIDDSGLFIEAFHGFPGVYSAYVYRTLGNEGILKLMKGLENRKAYFKSVIGYYDGKLHLFKGIVYGKIIDQKRGEHGFGFDPIFLPEGSTKTLAEMATSEKNKISHRGKALTEFARWLKENLKKS; encoded by the coding sequence ATGAGAATGATTTTTGTAACATCTAACAAAGGAAAATTAGATGAGGTTAGAAGTTACCTTTCCCCTCTTGGGATTGAAGTTATACAAAAAAAGGTGGAGTATCCCGAGATACAGGCGAATACTCTTGAAGAAGTTGTGACTTTTGGGATTAATTGGTTGAAGGATTATTTTGATGAACCCTTTTTCATAGATGATTCTGGCCTTTTTATTGAGGCTTTTCATGGTTTTCCGGGAGTTTATTCTGCATACGTTTATAGAACCCTCGGAAATGAGGGGATACTAAAGTTAATGAAGGGGCTAGAAAATAGGAAAGCTTATTTTAAAAGTGTAATTGGATATTATGATGGGAAGTTACATCTCTTTAAGGGTATTGTATATGGAAAGATCATTGATCAAAAACGAGGGGAGCATGGGTTTGGGTTTGATCCAATCTTCTTGCCAGAAGGAAGTACTAAAACACTTGCTGAGATGGCCACTAGTGAAAAAAACAAGATTTCACATCGGGGGAAGGCATTGACAGAATTTGCAAGATGGTTAAAAGAAAACCTTAAAAAGAGTTAA
- a CDS encoding adenosine-specific kinase: MVKIEVVNVEKPEGAECIIGQGNFSIFTVDDLARALLTAVPGIKFGIAMNEAKPQLTRYTGNDKELEEVAAKNALKIGAGHVFVIVMKDAFPINVLNTVKNHPAVVMVYGASENPLQVIVAETELGRSVLGIVDGKAANRIETAEQKKERRELVEKIGYTID, from the coding sequence ATGGTCAAGATTGAAGTTGTTAATGTAGAAAAACCTGAAGGTGCTGAGTGTATAATTGGTCAAGGGAATTTCTCAATATTTACTGTTGATGACCTAGCTCGGGCGCTTTTAACCGCAGTACCAGGGATAAAGTTTGGAATTGCTATGAATGAGGCAAAGCCTCAGTTAACCAGATATACTGGGAATGATAAAGAACTAGAGGAAGTGGCGGCAAAGAATGCTCTAAAAATTGGGGCTGGACATGTATTTGTTATAGTTATGAAAGATGCGTTTCCAATAAATGTGTTAAACACGGTTAAGAATCATCCCGCAGTTGTGATGGTTTATGGGGCTAGTGAAAATCCATTACAGGTTATAGTTGCTGAAACTGAGCTTGGTAGGTCTGTTCTCGGAATAGTTGATGGAAAAGCAGCCAATAGGATTGAAACTGCTGAACAAAAGAAAGAAAGAAGAGAATTAGTGGAGAAGATAGGGTATACTATAGATTGA
- a CDS encoding CDP-2,3-bis-(O-geranylgeranyl)-sn-glycerol synthase, whose translation MNEIAEALWYILPAYFANASPVLFEGKTPMDFGKTFVDSRRIFGDGKTWRGFFGGLFAGVLVSIIQYCCTPSFYGSFYSALELGFALSFGALFGDLVGSFVKRRVGMERGYPAVGLDQWGFLVAALILAYPVRTLSTKQVLFLLVVTPFIHWGANVFAYKMKWKNVPW comes from the coding sequence ATGAATGAAATAGCCGAGGCCCTTTGGTACATTCTCCCGGCATATTTTGCAAATGCTTCTCCCGTACTTTTCGAGGGGAAGACCCCAATGGACTTTGGTAAAACATTTGTTGATAGCAGGAGGATATTTGGAGATGGAAAAACCTGGAGAGGCTTTTTTGGTGGACTTTTTGCTGGGGTCTTAGTATCAATTATTCAATATTGTTGTACTCCTAGTTTTTATGGTTCATTCTATTCTGCCTTAGAGCTAGGATTTGCTCTCTCATTTGGAGCTCTTTTTGGAGACTTGGTGGGGAGTTTCGTAAAAAGGAGGGTAGGGATGGAGAGAGGATATCCTGCAGTTGGTCTTGATCAATGGGGTTTTCTTGTAGCCGCTCTTATTTTGGCCTACCCAGTAAGAACTCTTTCAACTAAACAAGTGCTGTTTTTACTTGTTGTTACTCCGTTTATTCACTGGGGTGCTAATGTCTTTGCTTATAAAATGAAATGGAAAAATGTTCCATGGTAA
- a CDS encoding GbsR/MarR family transcriptional regulator: MGGIILGVEKAKQIMMDHFANTARRFGLSELYGYIYGVLFFEDEPLSLGDIAERTGYSLSHVSTALKLLENLGLVKRIKKPGDKRAYYTAIKNIREWRKEAYYKKIEEDVRQTRESLLRALKAIEGDNSEEAIKLRERIEFALQRNAITERIIHIFLKNEEEEVLRVLLKCLEERLRGTKT, translated from the coding sequence ATGGGGGGAATTATATTGGGTGTGGAAAAGGCCAAACAAATAATGATGGATCATTTTGCAAATACAGCACGAAGATTTGGCTTAAGTGAGCTCTATGGGTACATATATGGGGTTCTTTTCTTTGAAGATGAACCTTTAAGCTTGGGGGACATAGCAGAACGCACTGGATACTCCCTTTCCCATGTGAGCACTGCTTTAAAGCTTCTTGAAAATCTAGGATTAGTTAAGAGAATAAAAAAGCCAGGAGATAAGAGAGCATATTATACTGCGATAAAAAATATAAGAGAATGGAGAAAAGAGGCATATTATAAGAAAATCGAGGAAGATGTCAGGCAAACTAGGGAGAGTCTCCTTAGGGCACTTAAAGCTATAGAGGGAGACAATAGTGAGGAAGCTATTAAATTGAGGGAGAGGATAGAATTTGCCCTTCAAAGAAATGCCATTACAGAAAGGATAATACATATCTTTTTGAAAAATGAAGAGGAAGAGGTTTTAAGGGTGCTCCTAAAGTGTCTTGAGGAAAGATTAAGGGGTACAAAGACTTAA
- a CDS encoding V-type ATP synthase subunit H, whose translation MEVIIKEIIDAEKKAEERIEKAKGDAKAIIDRAKEEARRIEEQIINEAQKQANSLIEEKIKEGQVEAEKITKDGEKEIEEIKLKAEQNFEKAIDEAVKLIRGR comes from the coding sequence ATGGAGGTAATCATTAAAGAAATTATAGATGCGGAGAAAAAGGCAGAAGAAAGGATTGAGAAAGCAAAAGGAGATGCAAAGGCAATAATTGATCGGGCAAAAGAGGAAGCAAGAAGAATTGAAGAGCAAATAATAAATGAGGCCCAAAAACAGGCGAACTCTTTAATAGAAGAGAAAATAAAGGAAGGGCAGGTTGAAGCAGAGAAAATTACAAAGGATGGAGAAAAGGAGATTGAAGAGATAAAACTCAAAGCAGAACAAAATTTTGAGAAAGCTATTGATGAGGCGGTAAAACTCATTAGAGGGAGATGA
- a CDS encoding KaiC domain-containing protein: protein MIKRVETGIPGMDEILHGGIPERNVVLLSGGPGTGKTIFSQQFLWNGLQKGEPGIYVALEEHPVQIRQNMAQFGWDIKPYEDRGMFAMVDAFTAGIGRSKEYEKYIVHDLTDLREFIDVLRQAIKDIDAKRVVVDSVTTLYINKPAIARSIILQLKRVLAGTGCTSIFVSQISVGERGFGGPGVEHGVDGIIRLDLDEIDGELKRSLTVWKMRGTSHSMRRHPFDITDEGIIVYANKILRRGGIVEI from the coding sequence GTGATAAAAAGAGTTGAAACAGGGATACCAGGTATGGATGAAATACTTCATGGTGGAATCCCTGAAAGAAATGTAGTTCTGCTTAGTGGAGGCCCAGGAACAGGGAAGACGATTTTTAGCCAGCAATTTTTGTGGAATGGACTGCAGAAAGGGGAACCAGGAATTTACGTTGCGTTGGAGGAACATCCAGTTCAGATTAGACAGAACATGGCCCAATTTGGGTGGGATATTAAACCTTATGAGGACAGAGGAATGTTTGCTATGGTAGATGCTTTTACAGCAGGGATTGGGAGATCAAAGGAATATGAGAAATATATAGTCCATGATTTGACTGACCTTAGAGAGTTTATTGATGTTCTCAGGCAAGCCATAAAGGATATAGACGCTAAGAGAGTAGTGGTAGATTCTGTAACAACCCTTTATATAAACAAGCCAGCCATAGCGAGAAGTATAATTCTACAGTTAAAAAGAGTCTTAGCCGGGACAGGGTGTACCAGTATATTTGTGAGCCAGATTAGTGTTGGGGAGAGGGGATTTGGTGGACCCGGGGTAGAGCATGGAGTTGATGGAATTATAAGGTTAGATCTAGACGAAATTGATGGAGAGCTCAAGCGTTCTCTCACAGTATGGAAAATGAGAGGCACAAGTCACTCAATGAGGAGACATCCCTTTGATATAACAGATGAGGGGATTATAGTTTACGCAAACAAAATACTGAGGAGAGGTGGAATTGTAGAAATCTGA
- a CDS encoding Lrp/AsnC family transcriptional regulator → MSDAIDAMDLKLLRELKENSRENIATLSKKLGIPRTTVHYRIKKLINEGIIEKFTIKPNYKKLNLGTTAFILARYDPEFGLSQREVAKKIAQIEGVHEVHIIAGEWDLLIKIRASSAEEIGKVVVDKLREVKGVGQTVTMVSFVTVKEEL, encoded by the coding sequence ATGAGTGATGCAATTGATGCTATGGATTTAAAACTGCTTAGAGAGCTTAAAGAGAACTCAAGGGAGAACATTGCTACTCTGAGTAAAAAACTTGGAATTCCAAGGACAACTGTGCATTATAGAATTAAGAAACTCATTAACGAAGGAATTATAGAAAAATTCACAATCAAGCCTAACTACAAGAAGCTTAATTTGGGAACTACAGCGTTTATCTTAGCTAGGTATGACCCAGAATTTGGACTTTCTCAAAGAGAAGTGGCTAAAAAAATTGCACAAATTGAAGGAGTTCATGAAGTTCACATAATCGCTGGTGAATGGGACCTCTTAATAAAGATTAGGGCGTCCTCAGCTGAGGAAATAGGAAAGGTTGTCGTTGACAAACTTAGAGAGGTTAAAGGAGTAGGCCAGACCGTAACAATGGTTTCGTTTGTAACAGTTAAAGAAGAGCTCTGA
- a CDS encoding SPASM domain-containing protein, whose protein sequence is MEAVRNNSLWPRPKNIPAFAKPPWAEKEHTGKLERLIVQLGAGKGKFSEITGIPRSIGCIGNNRFILREDPVEVDRIKEILYEFSLISGGDLYLTNYDDLRVLEEISNYAAALDIKNVYAVVKLEDYTKISLSPDVKPIVELEYSKENVEKAVMLENVHALLLMVRSKDVEKAFDIPFCGEIYVDLLFPGSLRKVDFDLMEVKRVYTPTPEYHSCLSGTLAITGEGFVLPCPLLRNFIGGNIKQMTLKQILRKRKLKRFWKLKKASLEACTGCPFAPICHDCRALEYRASGDIYGIEYCPLDGEFFK, encoded by the coding sequence ATGGAGGCAGTTCGAAATAATAGTTTGTGGCCGAGGCCCAAGAATATCCCTGCCTTTGCTAAACCGCCATGGGCTGAAAAAGAACACACAGGAAAGCTGGAAAGACTCATAGTGCAACTTGGAGCAGGAAAAGGAAAATTTTCAGAAATAACTGGAATTCCGAGATCCATAGGTTGTATTGGCAATAATAGATTCATATTAAGAGAAGATCCAGTGGAAGTGGATCGGATAAAGGAAATACTCTATGAATTCTCTTTGATCTCAGGTGGGGATTTATATCTTACCAATTATGATGATCTAAGGGTTCTTGAGGAAATAAGCAACTATGCGGCCGCTTTAGATATTAAGAATGTATATGCAGTTGTAAAACTTGAGGATTATACCAAAATTTCTCTTTCTCCGGATGTGAAGCCCATTGTGGAGTTAGAATATTCAAAGGAAAATGTCGAAAAAGCTGTTATGTTGGAAAATGTTCATGCTTTGCTTCTTATGGTGCGAAGCAAAGATGTAGAAAAGGCCTTTGATATCCCATTTTGTGGTGAAATTTATGTAGATTTACTCTTCCCTGGTTCTCTAAGAAAAGTTGATTTTGATCTCATGGAGGTGAAAAGGGTATATACTCCTACACCTGAATACCACTCCTGTTTGAGTGGTACTCTCGCGATTACGGGAGAGGGGTTTGTTCTTCCTTGTCCACTTTTAAGGAACTTTATCGGAGGGAATATAAAGCAGATGACTCTCAAACAAATACTTAGAAAACGCAAACTTAAGAGATTCTGGAAACTAAAAAAAGCCTCTTTAGAGGCATGTACTGGGTGTCCATTTGCCCCTATATGTCATGATTGTCGGGCCTTGGAGTATAGGGCATCTGGGGATATTTATGGAATTGAGTATTGTCCGCTTGATGGAGAATTTTTTAAATAA
- a CDS encoding ubiquitin-like small modifier protein 1 — translation MKVKVRYFARFREISGVNEEIIELSEGSKVSDLIEHIKNLHPELKKEVFGEDYDDEADVNVSRNGRYASFDEMLEDGDVIALFPPTSGG, via the coding sequence ATGAAGGTAAAAGTGAGATATTTTGCTCGTTTTAGAGAGATCTCGGGGGTTAATGAAGAAATTATTGAGCTTTCTGAAGGTAGCAAAGTAAGTGATCTAATTGAGCATATAAAAAATCTTCATCCAGAACTCAAAAAGGAGGTTTTTGGTGAAGATTACGATGATGAAGCAGATGTGAATGTGTCGAGGAATGGTCGTTATGCTTCTTTTGATGAGATGTTGGAAGATGGCGATGTGATAGCTTTGTTCCCCCCTACAAGTGGTGGATGA
- a CDS encoding protein translocase subunit SecF, whose amino-acid sequence MLENTLKKLAATDPKKMITYPLIVFLVAVLILAIHFPNLGTDLKGGVVVTLHGENVDAKEVEGLLKQENFDVVVREVKSITGDAKVEIRASTDVNVQRIIELVKSKYPDVMISQTQFGPSLSRTAQEQSLKAVSLAFLGMAVVVFLFFRVPVPSLTVIFSAFSDMTIALALMSIFGLELTQATIAALLMLIGYSVDSNILLTTKLLRRKEDTVEDAYFSAVSTGFTMSTTTLGALASLWILSQAEVIDMIAIVLIFGLLADFMNTWILNAGVLRWYIQRGEKR is encoded by the coding sequence ATGCTTGAGAATACTCTCAAAAAGCTTGCTGCCACTGATCCTAAAAAAATGATAACCTATCCACTAATTGTTTTTCTTGTAGCAGTTTTAATACTTGCAATTCACTTTCCAAACCTTGGAACTGACCTCAAGGGAGGGGTTGTTGTAACTCTTCATGGAGAAAATGTGGATGCAAAAGAAGTGGAGGGTCTCCTAAAGCAAGAAAACTTTGATGTGGTAGTTAGAGAAGTTAAAAGCATAACTGGAGACGCTAAAGTAGAGATAAGAGCTTCTACAGATGTTAATGTTCAACGGATCATTGAGCTGGTAAAATCAAAGTACCCTGATGTTATGATCTCTCAAACCCAATTTGGTCCAAGTTTATCAAGAACTGCTCAAGAACAAAGTTTAAAAGCTGTCTCACTAGCGTTTCTTGGAATGGCAGTCGTTGTGTTTCTATTTTTCAGAGTGCCAGTTCCTTCTTTAACAGTTATATTCTCAGCTTTTTCTGATATGACAATAGCCCTAGCCTTGATGAGTATTTTCGGTTTAGAACTGACACAAGCAACTATTGCTGCTTTGTTAATGCTCATAGGTTATTCAGTGGATAGTAATATCCTTCTAACTACTAAACTTCTAAGAAGGAAGGAAGATACAGTTGAAGATGCTTACTTTTCAGCAGTCTCTACAGGATTTACAATGAGTACCACAACCTTGGGGGCTCTAGCATCATTGTGGATTCTTTCTCAAGCTGAAGTTATAGACATGATTGCAATTGTACTGATCTTTGGGTTGCTTGCAGATTTCATGAACACGTGGATACTTAATGCTGGGGTTCTAAGATGGTACATCCAGAGAGGTGAGAAGAGATGA
- a CDS encoding transcriptional regulator — MKIEIPLNPIGRQEIHQLESILLFATLFRPEVIELIKDSAERLTWVDSLAVAAGAIAREKAGMMTSEIARELGRTEQTIRKHLKGESKAGQLVRETYELIKQGKLDELIKTIEIIEKGGLKEVIAKEEYEKLMKEYEKLKLEYEAVKKELEKMKEIARLAEAEKAQEEIERLRKEIEKTRMDFERLKKEKKSIEKELMETKLKLMELQSIRIEKEKFKQLEEKVKKLEDQLRGREEEIKRLNEEKISLIQKIEELEAYKIKFENIKDKIEKIRIELEKLLE, encoded by the coding sequence ATGAAAATAGAAATACCCCTTAACCCAATTGGAAGACAAGAGATTCATCAATTGGAGAGTATCCTTCTCTTTGCAACTCTCTTTAGGCCAGAGGTTATCGAGTTAATTAAGGACTCAGCGGAGAGGTTAACATGGGTTGATAGTCTGGCAGTTGCAGCTGGAGCAATAGCAAGAGAAAAAGCAGGAATGATGACAAGTGAAATCGCAAGGGAGCTTGGAAGAACGGAACAGACCATAAGAAAACATCTTAAAGGTGAAAGTAAGGCAGGCCAGCTAGTGAGGGAGACTTACGAACTAATCAAACAAGGAAAGCTAGATGAATTAATAAAAACAATTGAAATAATTGAGAAGGGCGGACTAAAGGAAGTCATTGCAAAAGAAGAGTATGAAAAATTGATGAAAGAGTACGAGAAGCTTAAATTAGAGTATGAGGCTGTCAAAAAAGAACTTGAGAAGATGAAAGAGATTGCAAGACTTGCGGAAGCTGAAAAGGCCCAAGAAGAAATAGAAAGATTAAGAAAGGAGATTGAAAAAACAAGGATGGACTTTGAGAGACTTAAAAAAGAGAAGAAAAGTATTGAGAAAGAGTTGATGGAAACCAAACTAAAACTCATGGAGCTCCAAAGCATAAGAATAGAGAAAGAGAAGTTTAAACAACTAGAAGAGAAAGTTAAAAAGCTGGAAGACCAGCTTCGCGGAAGAGAGGAGGAAATCAAAAGATTAAATGAAGAAAAGATTTCTTTGATTCAAAAAATCGAAGAACTCGAAGCTTATAAGATCAAGTTCGAAAATATCAAGGATAAGATAGAGAAAATAAGGATAGAACTTGAAAAGCTTCTTGAATGA
- the speD gene encoding adenosylmethionine decarboxylase: protein MDTIGYHYVVEASGCDPKVLKDPNKIREIFIGAAKAGDMEIKASYFFRFSPTGVSGVVIVAESHISVHTWPEEGYAALDVYTCGEKADPEKAVDYILEQFKAQYAHVSEIKRGIKEEEGTFTHMILTWEEKLDRRNEKY, encoded by the coding sequence ATGGACACTATTGGATATCACTACGTAGTGGAGGCTTCAGGATGTGATCCAAAAGTTTTGAAAGACCCTAACAAAATAAGAGAAATTTTCATCGGTGCAGCAAAAGCAGGGGACATGGAGATAAAAGCCAGCTACTTCTTTAGGTTTTCTCCGACTGGAGTTAGTGGTGTGGTCATCGTCGCTGAGAGCCATATATCAGTTCACACATGGCCCGAGGAAGGTTATGCAGCACTGGATGTTTACACATGTGGAGAGAAAGCGGACCCGGAGAAAGCAGTAGACTATATTCTCGAACAATTCAAAGCTCAATATGCTCACGTTTCAGAAATTAAAAGAGGTATTAAAGAAGAAGAAGGCACCTTTACTCATATGATACTAACTTGGGAGGAAAAGCTTGATAGAAGAAATGAAAAATACTGA
- a CDS encoding ThiF family adenylyltransferase encodes MLSNRELERYDRQIRIFGVEGQEKLKKSKVAVIGIGGLGSPVAYYLAAAGVGELLLIDEQTPELSNLNRQILHWEEDLEKNPKAVSAKWKLERFNPDIKIETFTGKLTEENIDEIIKDVDVMVDCLDNFETRYLLDDFAHRRGIPLVHGAVEGLHGQLTTIIPGKTKSLKELFPIPPKKKEKFPILGATAGVIGTIQATEVVKLITGHGEVLANKLLIVDLLHNSFEVIDLED; translated from the coding sequence ATGTTAAGTAATAGAGAACTTGAGAGGTATGATAGACAAATTAGGATATTTGGGGTTGAGGGACAAGAAAAACTAAAGAAGAGCAAAGTTGCTGTTATAGGAATAGGAGGATTAGGAAGCCCTGTTGCTTATTATCTAGCTGCTGCAGGAGTCGGGGAACTCCTCCTTATAGATGAACAAACTCCAGAACTAAGTAATCTAAATAGGCAGATTCTTCATTGGGAGGAGGATTTAGAAAAAAACCCTAAGGCTGTTTCTGCAAAGTGGAAGCTTGAACGGTTTAATCCTGATATAAAGATAGAGACTTTTACTGGAAAATTAACTGAGGAGAACATCGATGAGATTATTAAAGATGTAGATGTGATGGTTGACTGTTTGGATAACTTTGAGACTAGGTATCTTCTGGATGATTTTGCTCATAGGAGAGGTATCCCTCTTGTACATGGTGCTGTAGAAGGGCTTCATGGTCAGCTTACAACAATAATCCCAGGCAAAACAAAAAGTCTTAAAGAACTTTTTCCTATTCCTCCAAAGAAAAAAGAGAAGTTCCCAATTTTAGGTGCCACTGCAGGGGTTATCGGCACAATCCAAGCAACGGAAGTTGTTAAACTTATTACCGGGCATGGAGAAGTATTGGCCAATAAATTACTTATAGTTGACTTACTGCATAACTCTTTTGAGGTGATAGATCTTGAAGATTAA